Part of the Trypanosoma brucei brucei TREU927 chromosome 2, complete sequence genome, tatatatattctaTCTAAGTATATTTGTTGAGCTTTCTCtggttttctctttttttttttagtgaaGGTTACTGATTAATTTGTCTTTTATCATGTCCATAGAGGATGCCGTTGTCGGTGTGCATGCACTGTCCTTGGTGTGATGCATGTTTTTGTAACTGCTAACACTTTTAGgttgtcgttttgttttgcgtgtGTTGTCTTTATGGGATAATACATTGCTTCATCTACAGTTGTTTGTGGCTATATTCAAGAGCGTAGAGCAATGATAATGTTACAAATTCCGCGCGGAGACACGGGTCTAAAAAGCATCTGTAAAATGTCACAACAAGGAATCGGCTGCAATGCGCGGTGGCCCATAAAACCATGTGAAGACGtgtgtgtgaatgtgtgCAGGAAAGAGAGTGCACATGCCTCGGGATCATGCATGCTGGCACCTTTTAATTCCGTGAAAACAGCAAGAAGATAAAGCAAAACGAAAGATCTGAGGCCGCCGGATTTAACACTTCGGTCATGTGAGGAAGCAGAGAGGCACAAAAAGGGCATCGGGGGATTCACAAAAGGGACCACCAAAGTTGCAGGTCATCTCATCCATTTGTCCCAAAATGTCCCCGCCACGGGGAGCGATGCGAGACAAAGATCTGCTTTACCTGCATATTTCGCCTACGTTTTGCAATTGTGTTGTCGCTCAGCGGCTGACCTAACGATAAAAGCGCATcaatgggaaaggaaaggagcaTGGAAAGCGCTCCTAAAAGAAAGCAAGGCACAGATAGCGTACAGAGGGAACAACAGCTGCCACATATATATGGTAAATTGTTTGAACAAAGGCAATCACTATGGGAACGCATGCCACAACATGTCTTGGGTAACCTCTCAGGCGATCCTTTAGAAGCAAAAGGGAGACCTGTCTGAAGAAACGTTGGAgagcaaagaaaggaaaaagattaAATTGACCCTTTCGTCCACTGAGTGTGCCGACTGGGTGAACGGTTGAGGAAACGCAACGAGACACGGGTCGCTCAAACCGGGGCAGGCAGAAAATTTCCCCGAAAACCCAAGGGACAAATCACCAGGAAAATAAGGCAGGGAGGTGGAATGTCATATGTGCCCGAGGAAGTTgcagagaaagggggaattGGCAGGCTACAAGTGCAACAAACCGAATCACCCTGTCAAAAACCGATGACATGGTCATGCGAACAAGTTGAAACCAAAGTTCCCCATTCACCGCAACACCAGTGCCCAATAATCACTGCGTggagagaaaatgaagtgaaAATTTGATTCCTATTTTGTAAGTGGCTGGCACGTTTCTCATGCATGCTCTTCAAGACGGAAGGCTCTGAACTGAACACAGAAGTGCAGCATCCTTATTTTACTAAAAGCACGAACCCAAGCAGGAGTGGGCGGGGATCTGCGTCAGCTGAAACTGTTATACCAAGAATCGCAATCAAATCAGACGTTGCTGCACTGCTATTGATAGTGGGAACGGGTCAAATAGCGTAGTGGGTGCAGCGGCAACGCACAAGAAACATGAAGCGAAAAGGGGGATTAGGGAAATGTTGGACGAGGCCCAACTGGGGAACGTGCAGGTTAAAAGCACAGTGAAGctaggaaaggggggaaaatagaCTGCCTACCGGAACCGggataaacaaacaaaggggaGGAGTGCATGTTATAGTTAACTCCTTTACCACGAGTGAAATGAAAGCCCCTTTCGCATTGAAGAGAAGCGTATGGTTTCCAGACATTGCAGATAAACAGTTGGAAGAAGCTTAGCACAAATTCGAGGAGCGAGTGGAGGAGGTTGGAGCTTTCCCTCGTTACGTATTCGAAGAAGGTCCTTACTTTAAACGTAAGGCGGAGGTTACTTTTGCGCTGGAAAATATCGAAACCCGTGAACAGCGCCGTTTGTATGTCAAGGTTTTTACGAGACggcaaatgaaatgaaagttTCGCATTACACTGCTTCGTAAAGAATGCTCGCGTACGTGGTGAAGGAGGTATCGAAGGTTTTGTATGCATATCGCACTCCAAATCCCTGCGGCGAAAGATAATTCACAGGTTAGCCAAAATACAGCGAGACGGCCATCGTTATCATAGAGGATTTGTTTCTTGCGACACGCTTCCCTTCTGGTTTGAGGATGATTGTGTCGAGGGTCCTGAATTTCCAGATCCAttgcgtgtgtttgttaAAATGATCAAACCTCTACCCATAGTAGAGTGggcgaaaaagaaagcaagatAAATGTGGAAGCATCTTGGGACAAGTTAAAGAGAAGTTTCTGAAATTTGGTAAAGCAAAGGAGCTTCCAGAAGCACGAGGAGCGATAATAAATTCCACGGAATCTATGCAACTTTACAGACCGCGACCTCGTTTTCCTGTGTTCAATGCCCTTGCTGTTGTGGATGGTAAAATGCCCACGGATGGCAAAGggaggaacaaaaagaggacaATGGTGATGTTTCAATGCACAGTTGCCGGCCGTCATGATATCACAACACAAGCTGTCGTGAGAATGCTGAAAGGACTTGCTCCTCCAACGAGTCGCGAGAATGAAGCGGCACTTTGGAGAGGTGTGATAAATAAGTTTGACTGGGAAATGATTTATGTGCAACAAGCTGGCGCCGAGCCAATTAGAGACAAACAGCGGTGCCAATACAAAGGCGGTTCGGATAGGGATTCCGACTACAGTTTTGCCAAGAAGTTTTGGGATGAAAATGTTAAACAATATATTGTGAAGTTTGATGCCAGTGTTGTCGCCGCACTGGACTTGGCGCTTATGCAGAAAGAAGCATGTTGCTCCGATAACagcgaaagagaagaaaatgatgcaGATGAATAAAGGAGTAGGTGTAGTTGTGCAACACTTACAGCAGGAgtaggaagaggaagaggtgaAGGGAGCAAAGGATTTTGCTTCAAAATCTGAAATGGCGGTTTGtgtccttcttcttcggtCCGGATGCGTGTGCCCACGACCGGATGCCATCTCGAAGCGGGTTACGTCCCTTCGAGGGCGCCCTTCAGCACCTTTTCGGATTTCATTGAAACAAACGCTAGAGAAGGAATGGGGAAGCCGAGGATTAGCagcgcccccccccccccgtggGCAAGCGGCAAGGAGCCCCAAACCTTAACTTTCTCAAACTCCCCAGGCGGAGGCACTTTGAATAAGAGCCCGCTGCTTTAAGGGTTGCGGTGGGTGGGTCGTTTCATCGCGGCTTCGCGCAAATTTACCCGTACGAGTTGAAAGCGAACGTGCATTCATTCACTTTAAGCCGAGGTGCGCCAGTTTGCGTAATGTAACGCGGTGTAAGGATTCCCAATGGGCAAGGAAGGTATAATTGTGGCGTGTGGGGGATATGTGCGCATTGAAACCGTCCTTACCCGTTCCCAGCACCTGTTGCCTAACACATTTAGGGGGCCGCCGCTGGTTTGCCTTGTTTTCCCACTTTAAGCCATATCATGGCCACAACATCCCTTCTTGACGCTTTAAACTGGCAGGCGTGTTGCTTCAGTACCGTCACCGATCAACTAGCGGGTTGCATGGGGATCCGGCAAGCACCGAAAGCAACTGCGCGCTCGCGCCCACGAGGAATCGGGCTCGGAGAGTTCCCATTGTCACCAGATGCCGGCGGTATTGCGTGCGGTCACTGTGGCCGACCACCGCCACACCCATGTCATGAAGAAGATTCtggttttttccttcccattaGCGAGGTACCGACGGAACCCCTTCTTGAAATAGTCCCACCACTTTGGTTGAGGACAAGTTGTTAGCTTTCGGCAAAGCACGTTAAGGTCCCGTGCATTCCTTTTTCACACCCCGTGAGTGAAGGGAGTGTTGCGGGGAACCGGTAGACCGCACCTCCAGTGCACGGTGGGCGGGGCGCCGTTGGACGCAAAAAATTGGTTCTCTGgttctccccctcccccttccgaGACGTCTGCGTTGAGAAGGCGTTGAACAATCCTCAGAATCGCGTCCCAGAAACCATTTTCGGCTCTCTGAGGATCCGGTGCGTTGAGTACGGTTCCGGAACGCCCGGAAGGCGTCGTTCATCTCCTCGCTGCCCTATCGTCGCACACGGGCTCGACTGCCACTCCCTCGTGTCCATTATGCTCCTGCTACCCTTGTAATCTGTCGGTCTACATCACAGGTAAAACAATCGCGGAGACGATAGTTGCTTCCCATCGCAAGTCACAACAACGCGCCGCTGTCCGAGCGCTGGGTATGAGTGGGCGTTTGCACCACTGCGTCCGAAGCCCTAGAGGACATGGTAGTAAGACCACTCGGGCAACAGGGCGGGGAGTTACGgcccacatacacacacacatcccaCAACAACCCCCTGGGTGCTCGAGTGCACGTTAGCTTCCAAGTGGCCGGGCAGGGACTAGCACAAGGTGTAGCCGACTCCTCCCaaggttttaaaaaaaaaaatagcgacCCCGAATCTTCAGCGCATTCTTCACTCCTCACAACACCGGGGAGTCCTGAGGGGTCAAAAACTAGCTTCAGGTACGCagtaaggaagaaacaacggaGGAAAATAGAGTTACGATGTTTCCACGATACCAAGCACGGTATCGTCCAGCATGGTTGAAAGCGGCagccgaagaaaaaaacgcagCGACCCACGATGTTAAGCGTCAACAGAAGAGACCTTCAGCAAGCCGTCGGCGTATATGGCACTTTTGACATTGCCCTGTGTTCGCCCTTCCGGCCGCGCTGCGGAGCGCACGATCTGTAGGTCCTGTCCCCCAGCCGCTGAGCGGAGGAATGAATTCGAACGCAACTTACGTTCATCGGCTGGGCCCTGATACTCGAGCTGGCCGCCATCGAGGATCACCACGTGGGTTGCATATCGGATGGTTGAGAGGCGGTGGGACACCAGCAAAACGGTGACCTCAGGTTGTTGGATTGTGGTGAGGTTGCCGATGGCCTCCTCGACGTACGCGGCGGTGTGCCCATCCAAGTGTGACGTGGGTTCATCGAGAAGGCAGACGCCGAGACCGTGCCGCCCCACCAAAATAGCCCGTGCAAGTGCGAGGCGTTGTTTTTCGCCTGTGCTTAGCTCCTTCGACTTGTCGTCATAGCCAAGCGGCCGTGACTCGATAAACTCTTTGCATCGGCAAAGGGTGGCTGCTGCAACACATTCGTCTCTAGACACTCGCGGtgtgaaaagggaaatattttGAAGGAAACTTAGACCCTTGAAGGTGAAGGGAGTTTGCTCGAGCATGCCAACTGCTTGCCGCAGGAATGTGGTGGAGAAGCAGGTCAGGGGAATATCATCGATCGTCACGACGTTCTCGCAATTTCCTTCGTTAGCCTGTGGGAGTTGAGTGTCCAGGCAACGCTGCAGTACGGTTATGAGGCCCTCACTTTCCTCCCACACGTGTCCTTCTTTCAGGGATACAACAGCCACTGGGTCGTACGTGCGCTTCAGCAGGCTCAGCAATGTACTCTTCCCTGACCCGGTTCTCCCGAGTATGGCTGTAATTTGAGTGGCGGGAAAATGAACCGTCACATTTGCTAAACTTGGCTGCAACGACCCGTCAGTTGCGCAGTGGTGCAATTCAGGATAGACAAACCACACCCCACGGAAATCAATACCTTTGCGGAGGTGAAAACCCTCGCTGATGCGCCCAGCATCATCAAATTGTATGCCCTCAacatgttttattttattccgcCAGAGCCCTCTTCGCGCCTTGAACACCGCTGAATAGTTATGGGGAGAGGCATCGTGTACGAATGTGGGCATGTAACGGGCCACCTGCTGTGTGAGTCGGAAGGGATGGTCGAGCTCGACACGTTCGTTTCCTCTCATTAGCGCGCGGTAGGCGCTCACTCGGTCCAGCAGCGAAGCAGCAGACCATTCTGCAGCAATGGTGGCGCCGCCGTCGCAGGCCCAACGGGTCGTAAACCATGTGGGCCAGACGCCCCAAATGGAGGTCAGATTTGAACGATAACTTAGTAAGgaataaaacaacagagtTTCAATAAACTCCGTCAAATGTAGAAGCAGCTGTCTGAACACGTTATGAAACGGTCTGGAGATTGGGTCTGAAAGGTCCATCGTAATAGTAAATGATTCAGCTCGCCGGACCGAAAGCGCCGCTCTTTGTGCGAAGACGGTGTCAAGGCCCAACTGACGAAGAATGAATCGCGGAGGCCTACTGAATACGTCGTCAAAGCCAAGCGTTGAAGGGATGCGGTTCATCGCCTGTGGACGTGCTAGCAGCGCCGCTTCTTCTGCATCTAGAGCCGCCTTGGCCCCTCCGTTCACGGCGTGTAGTTTTTCTGAACTATTGGCAGGAACAGTTTGGACTGTGTTCCTTTCCAACGCATGCTGAACCCTTTCCTTCAGCACAAATTCCCTGACACATGCGGCATTTTCCCTGAGGCCCCGTGCAATGGATAAAGCACCGTCGTTCGGTGAGCAGATAAACGAAGTGCAGGATAATGTACAGGCCCTTTCACCGCTGACGACGGTGTCGAATAGTTTTTGTAGACGTCGAAGATATGCGACTTCGTCTGTTTGGGCCTTCTTATGGGTGGGGAGTGGGCCAACCGGCCAGTCAACGTGAAAAGTCCCCCCACAAGCAATCAGTGAGAGAAAATATCGAGAGTGACTTGCTCTGCTTCCATTTTGGACCGGAGCGTCCCCTTCCACTGGCGCATTCGTTCCTGTGGTGCCATCATTTTCCTCGGCCAATACCTCCAGCAGAAGTTGAAGTCCGTATCGGGGTTCCGCTGGCAAGGGCTCTTCCCCCATGCGTGCAATTTCGTGTTCGACACTCTTATCGAGCAGTAACCCGCACCAACGACCGATGGCCCGTGATATCTCGTAGCAGTTGAGCAaagacgctgctgcagcgAACGCGGCAACGTCCACTTCTTGTCGAAGCATTGCAGTGACCACTCCGATGATGAGCGATatgtactttttttgttcgcagTCAAAGTAACCAAGCATCCGTGCTGCCGTGCTCTCCGCGTACTCGAACGAGCGAGCCAGAGGATTGCCCCCGCTTCTGCCCACACCTTCCGACGAGCACCGCCGCAAAAACGCCTCATCAGCAACAGCTATCTTGACATTCACTTCATGCAACACCTCGTCACGCAACATCACAAGTATTTTCCACCTGAAAACATCGTCAAAAGACCGAACGGCAGCCCCCACAGCGGCGGAAAGAGAAGCCCAAAGGACGCTTCGCGCGAAATCCATGAGTACGGCCCCACGGCCTTCTAGACACCCGGAAGATGAGAGCACGTAAGGTAGCATCCACCCTGCAAACACATTATACCGCGGCGCCCACAGGTTGATTGCAATGCGCACTGCGTGGCTGAGCGTTCGAAACCGCAGAAGCAACGTCAGCTTGCGTGTCAAATTTGCATCACGTAGCAATACATCGCGGCCCATGACCCCCTCCACCTTTTCAGAACTCTGTACACTAAAGATTCCATCCATACCCTCCTCCATATCAGGTCCGTCACCTGAAACCAATTCCACACCTTCATACAACTTTTCCCGACAAAAGCGTTGCCGCGCCatccttcccctttccaaCTGGCTCTTAGCTAGCGGTGCGGCAAATGTATTGAATAAACGGTCAATCTCTCTCCAGAGCCGCTTCCAGGACGGTGGGTACCTCCGCCGTATTGTGGCGTGGGCTACCCTTCGTGCCTGTCGCGTTCGAAGGCCGTCGACCAAAAACTTAAAGCTTAGTTGACCCATGATGAGTGGTAGAACGTCTGCGAGATCCTTCACCCATGTCTCCTCCGCACCACTGGTGAGGACGGCTTCAACAGGAAAGTAGCTTAAGGGAAGGCAAAGAAACTGCCCCACACCTGGGCTGGGGAGAGGTACAACCCAGAAGGGACGATGGCCCACGAGCCAAGGAGGGATGCGGGGCCTACGGATTTGTGCCTTCCCATTCTTTGTGTCACTTCCGTGCACGGCGCTGCGCCAGGCCGCCGCGTAGTACCGCGCCTCAGCCATAGTAGCCAGTCGTCGAAAAGCGGTGTACTTTATGATGTACCCCAACCGCTCCAATAACACCATGTCTTCCGGCAACGCCGCACAGAGCCGACGGCCAACATTCCACAGCTGTAACCACCGACTCAGGTCCACGCCCGGTGCATACGCCATGGATCGCATTGGCCCGTGGAAGGGTAACGCGTCCTGGacctcccccctttcctttgcaCCATGGTTGCTGAACAGAGAATCCTCTCCAATGTTCCCTTCTGGAGACCGCACAGCCAGCCAATGTTCCACCTCGCGTAAACAGAACTCTTCCCAGTCGTCCACAACTTGCTTGACAAACCTTACCAACACAACGCGGGAACGGAGCCGCATACGACCTCGGTAACCACTTGCTAGCCACCAGACCGTCAAACCAAGCCCGAAAGAGAGCACCACGCTCGTAACCAAGACGCCCGCGTGGTAAGAGGAGGCCGCTGATGCGTAAGCTACCATAATGGAGCCCTTTTCTTTGCGAGGGGAAACTGGACAGCGCGAACCTTGCCCCTTAACCCACCCTGCCTTTGTCACCAGTTATTGGTCGCGGTTACGAGGTAATAACACTCATAGGGAGGGAGTGAAAAACATAAACGAAAAGGTCTGATTTCTACCCAAGTGGGCAGCGCGTCCGTAGGGGAGATATATATCACATCAAGGGGAAGATTGAATGTACCCTTATTTCATCGAGGTGCTGCACTGCGGAACCCCTGCCCACTTACATACccacacaaaaatatgtaCGCCCGGCGACTACCAGACAAGTAAACCACcgaacaaaaacgaaaatgtgTAACAgagttgttggtgttgttgttt contains:
- a CDS encoding ABC transporter, putative, translating into MVAYASAASSYHAGVLVTSVVLSFGLGLTVWWLASGYRGRMRLRSRVVLVRFVKQVVDDWEEFCLREVEHWLAVRSPEGNIGEDSLFSNHGAKERGEVQDALPFHGPMRSMAYAPGVDLSRWLQLWNVGRRLCAALPEDMVLLERLGYIIKYTAFRRLATMAEARYYAAAWRSAVHGSDTKNGKAQIRRPRIPPWLVGHRPFWVVPLPSPGVGQFLCLPLSYFPVEAVLTSGAEETWVKDLADVLPLIMGQLSFKFLVDGLRTRQARRVAHATIRRRYPPSWKRLWREIDRLFNTFAAPLAKSQLERGRMARQRFCREKLYEGVELVSGDGPDMEEGMDGIFSVQSSEKVEGVMGRDVLLRDANLTRKLTLLLRFRTLSHAVRIAINLWAPRYNVFAGWMLPYVLSSSGCLEGRGAVLMDFARSVLWASLSAAVGAAVRSFDDVFRWKILVMLRDEVLHEVNVKIAVADEAFLRRCSSEGVGRSGGNPLARSFEYAESTAARMLGYFDCEQKKYISLIIGVVTAMLRQEVDVAAFAAAASLLNCYEISRAIGRWCGLLLDKSVEHEIARMGEEPLPAEPRYGLQLLLEVLAEENDGTTGTNAPVEGDAPVQNGSRASHSRYFLSLIACGGTFHVDWPVGPLPTHKKAQTDEVAYLRRLQKLFDTVVSGERACTLSCTSFICSPNDGALSIARGLRENAACVREFVLKERVQHALERNTVQTVPANSSEKLHAVNGGAKAALDAEEAALLARPQAMNRIPSTLGFDDVFSRPPRFILRQLGLDTVFAQRAALSVRRAESFTITMDLSDPISRPFHNVFRQLLLHLTEFIETLLFYSLLSYRSNLTSIWGVWPTWFTTRWACDGGATIAAEWSAASLLDRVSAYRALMRGNERVELDHPFRLTQQVARYMPTFVHDASPHNYSAVFKARRGLWRNKIKHVEGIQFDDAGRISEGFHLRKGIDFRGVWFVYPELHHCATDGSLQPSLANVTVHFPATQITAILGRTGSGKSTLLSLLKRTYDPVAVVSLKEGHVWEESEGLITVLQRCLDTQLPQANEGNCENVVTIDDIPLTCFSTTFLRQAVGMLEQTPFTFKGLSFLQNISLFTPRVSRDECVAAATLCRCKEFIESRPLGYDDKSKELSTGEKQRLALARAILVGRHGLGVCLLDEPTSHLDGHTAAYVEEAIGNLTTIQQPEVTVLLVSHRLSTIRYATHVVILDGGQLEYQGPADERKLRSNSFLRSAAGGQDLQIVRSAARPEGRTQGNVKSAIYADGLLKVSSVDA